From Deltaproteobacteria bacterium, one genomic window encodes:
- a CDS encoding methyltransferase: MARSPTFDLASELGKRSFTPGQRDAPGLLELVVAGVDPAATRAARALASLRDGGRAAIAERLETVDEGARARLVAVLGLLARAGDAEAAALLIARAKDSAARVRRAAAIALGKLGGDAASAALIARWDASDVTPDERRALAEALGKVGGEDAVARLKSLAPGDDVELARRLDRALRMAERSARRDEASAIATDVAPPAPLVVRLSCRPGLAPLLAEELASIGMTPRSVDAAHVEIRLADPWSALFASRLWASAAIQIPLPPPSGADPDSFAASITSAITAGGTHELLAAWTRGPIRWRLGFARGHKRAVVWRVARDVAAVAPELENDPTATTWELLVDDEATALQLVGRKIEDPRFAWRVADVPAASHPTVAAALAWVAEVRPGDRVWDPFCGSGAELIERARRGPCRLLLGSDVDAGALAAARRNLDSAGVAADLTLADARSHAAGAVDLVITNPPLGSRVRLDAPALLAEALPNLARQLAPGGRLVWITPAPRRTAPIAESLRLRLVRSLPIDCGGVRGQLERWDSPTAPKPPR, translated from the coding sequence GTGGCTCGGTCTCCCACCTTCGATCTCGCGAGCGAGCTCGGCAAGCGGAGCTTCACGCCGGGACAGCGCGACGCGCCGGGCCTGCTCGAGCTCGTCGTCGCGGGCGTAGATCCCGCCGCGACTCGAGCGGCCCGAGCTCTCGCGAGCTTGCGCGACGGGGGCCGCGCTGCGATCGCCGAGCGGCTCGAGACCGTCGACGAGGGCGCGAGGGCGCGGCTGGTCGCTGTGCTGGGGCTGCTCGCGCGCGCTGGCGATGCCGAGGCCGCGGCGCTGCTGATCGCCCGAGCGAAGGATTCCGCCGCACGCGTTCGGCGCGCCGCTGCGATCGCGCTCGGCAAGCTCGGCGGCGACGCGGCCTCGGCTGCGTTGATCGCGCGCTGGGACGCGAGCGACGTCACGCCGGACGAGCGGCGAGCGCTCGCGGAGGCGCTCGGCAAGGTCGGCGGCGAAGATGCGGTTGCGCGGTTGAAGTCGCTCGCGCCGGGCGACGACGTCGAGCTGGCGCGCAGACTCGATCGAGCGCTGCGGATGGCGGAGCGATCGGCGAGACGCGATGAAGCGTCGGCGATCGCGACCGACGTCGCGCCACCGGCGCCGCTCGTGGTTCGGCTCTCGTGCCGGCCGGGGCTCGCGCCGTTGCTCGCCGAGGAGCTGGCGTCGATCGGCATGACGCCGCGGTCCGTCGACGCTGCACACGTCGAGATCCGGCTCGCGGATCCGTGGTCTGCGCTCTTCGCATCGCGATTGTGGGCGAGTGCTGCGATCCAGATTCCGCTGCCGCCGCCGAGCGGCGCGGATCCCGACTCGTTCGCGGCGTCGATCACGAGCGCGATCACCGCCGGCGGGACGCACGAGCTTCTCGCCGCGTGGACGCGCGGGCCGATCCGCTGGCGGCTCGGCTTCGCGCGCGGGCACAAGCGCGCGGTCGTGTGGCGGGTCGCGCGCGACGTCGCCGCCGTGGCGCCCGAGCTGGAGAACGATCCGACCGCGACGACCTGGGAGCTGCTCGTCGACGACGAGGCCACGGCGCTGCAGCTGGTCGGCCGGAAGATCGAGGATCCGCGCTTCGCCTGGCGCGTGGCCGACGTTCCCGCGGCTTCGCACCCGACGGTCGCGGCGGCGCTGGCGTGGGTCGCCGAAGTCCGACCCGGGGATCGCGTCTGGGATCCGTTCTGTGGCTCCGGCGCGGAGCTGATCGAGCGTGCGCGCCGGGGGCCGTGTCGATTGCTTCTCGGCAGCGACGTCGACGCGGGCGCGCTCGCGGCGGCGCGCAGAAACCTGGATTCGGCCGGCGTCGCGGCGGATCTCACTCTCGCCGACGCGCGAAGTCATGCGGCCGGGGCGGTGGATCTCGTCATCACGAACCCTCCGCTCGGCAGCCGCGTACGGCTCGATGCGCCCGCATTGCTGGCCGAGGCGCTGCCGAACCTGGCCCGCCAGCTCGCGCCGGGCGGACGCCTGGTCTGGATCACGCCCGCGCCGCGCCGGACGGCGCCGATCGCCGAGTCTCTGAGACTGCGCCTAGTGCGATCGCTTCCCATCGACTGCGGCGGCGTGCGCGGTCAGCTCGAACGCTGGGACTCGCCCACCGCGCCGAAGCCCCCGCGGTAG
- a CDS encoding sulfite exporter TauE/SafE family protein, which yields MAALGIALSVLIGVALGFFGGGGSILTVPLLVYVFALDPKQAIASSLLIVAAASVSGAIQHWRLGNVELRTALTFGAAGMAGAHLGGRASAYLDGTLLLVLFAAMMIITALAMWRGRRVPKAAVLGQRSLAPLLAQGFGVGLFTGLVGAGGGFLIVPALALWAGLPLPAAVGTSLVVIVLNTLAGFSGYAGHVRLDYPLVAAVGACAIAGSFVGTYLAHRVNPAALRRAFAGFVLAMATLILVREVDTWIATARSALPASVPQLVFALAVLAIGIATGRVYRTSATNPVADTAFEQGAGI from the coding sequence ATGGCGGCGCTCGGCATCGCGCTAAGCGTTCTGATCGGCGTCGCGCTCGGCTTCTTCGGCGGCGGCGGATCGATCCTCACCGTGCCGCTGCTCGTCTACGTGTTCGCGCTCGATCCGAAGCAGGCGATCGCCAGCTCGCTTCTGATCGTCGCCGCGGCGAGCGTCTCGGGCGCGATCCAGCACTGGCGACTCGGCAACGTCGAGCTGCGCACCGCGCTCACGTTCGGCGCGGCCGGAATGGCGGGCGCCCACCTGGGCGGGCGCGCGAGCGCGTACCTCGACGGGACGCTTCTGCTCGTGCTCTTCGCGGCGATGATGATCATCACGGCTCTCGCGATGTGGCGCGGCCGGCGCGTGCCGAAGGCCGCGGTGCTCGGCCAGCGCTCGCTCGCGCCCCTCCTCGCGCAGGGCTTCGGCGTCGGCCTGTTCACCGGGCTCGTTGGCGCGGGTGGAGGCTTCCTGATCGTTCCCGCGCTCGCGCTCTGGGCGGGGCTACCGCTTCCGGCCGCGGTGGGAACCTCGCTCGTCGTGATCGTCCTGAACACGCTCGCCGGCTTCTCCGGTTACGCGGGCCACGTGCGGCTCGACTACCCGCTCGTCGCGGCCGTCGGCGCGTGCGCGATCGCGGGCTCGTTCGTCGGCACCTACCTCGCGCACCGCGTGAATCCCGCCGCGCTGCGCCGCGCCTTCGCGGGCTTCGTTCTCGCGATGGCGACGCTCATCCTGGTTCGCGAAGTCGACACCTGGATCGCGACCGCCCGCTCCGCGCTCCCCGCGTCGGTTCCGCAGCTCGTCTTCGCGCTCGCAGTGCTCGCGATCGGCATCGCCACCGGCCGCGTCTACCGGACCTCCGCCACCAACCCGGTGGCCGACACCGCGTTCGAGCAAGGCGCGGGGATCTGA
- a CDS encoding rhodanese-like domain-containing protein encodes MAIQEISAAEAARRRDEFHAIDVRADFEFRGPLGRVAKAKLVPLPELESRAGELPRDRPLLLICRSGARSGKACEQLAALGVTSVVNLTGGMIAWNRANLPVEHEAPATLAELLEHVARWVAQVSAQPPDAVRESLRGQLEAFGASAGGPTRASLARLLDSVESSFAEKGAPPDLEIALASFRRWLAAL; translated from the coding sequence ATGGCGATCCAGGAGATCTCCGCCGCTGAAGCGGCGCGTCGGCGCGACGAGTTCCACGCGATCGACGTACGGGCCGACTTCGAGTTCCGCGGCCCGCTCGGCCGCGTCGCGAAGGCGAAGCTCGTACCGCTGCCAGAGCTCGAGTCGCGAGCGGGCGAGCTGCCGCGCGACCGACCGCTGCTCTTGATCTGCCGCTCGGGGGCGCGTTCGGGCAAGGCGTGCGAGCAGCTCGCGGCGCTCGGCGTCACGTCCGTGGTCAACCTCACCGGCGGCATGATCGCGTGGAATCGCGCCAATCTGCCGGTGGAGCACGAGGCGCCGGCGACGCTGGCGGAGCTCCTAGAGCACGTCGCGCGCTGGGTCGCACAGGTCAGCGCGCAGCCGCCGGACGCGGTGCGCGAATCCCTTCGCGGCCAGCTCGAAGCGTTTGGCGCGTCCGCGGGTGGACCGACGCGCGCCTCGCTCGCGCGCCTGCTCGACTCGGTCGAGAGCTCGTTCGCCGAGAAGGGCGCGCCGCCCGACCTCGAGATCGCCCTCGCGTCGTTCCGGCGCTGGCTCGCGGCGCTCTGA
- a CDS encoding DUF2075 domain-containing protein: MTSHTKERIGPAKSRWTPALSLDTEIRFHLTPKVHQFVAGLLDGQSSGGLSVLADELHAGGHRFLLTRSLDKAREYLRERYSDARFARFGLVASSKDKWLPHFGVDNTFQTTKKLKVGPWYNAPPTDSQSCCQLETVATEFSSQGLELDCALLAWGSDLLWAGDDWSIEFAGKNKPPLKDPLTVRRNVYRVLLTRGRDGTVVFVPNDPRMDATYGRLLACGLRGL; the protein is encoded by the coding sequence ATGACCTCGCACACAAAAGAGCGGATAGGTCCGGCAAAGTCACGATGGACTCCAGCGCTGAGTCTGGATACCGAGATCCGCTTCCACCTGACGCCGAAGGTGCATCAGTTCGTGGCGGGATTGCTCGACGGACAATCGTCCGGAGGTCTCTCCGTACTGGCGGATGAACTGCATGCGGGTGGACATCGTTTCCTGCTCACGCGCAGCCTCGACAAGGCGCGCGAGTATCTGCGCGAACGCTACTCCGATGCTCGATTTGCGCGCTTCGGACTCGTGGCGTCCTCCAAGGACAAATGGCTGCCCCACTTCGGAGTGGACAACACGTTCCAGACCACGAAGAAGCTGAAGGTAGGGCCTTGGTACAACGCACCGCCCACCGATTCGCAGTCATGCTGCCAGCTCGAGACAGTCGCGACCGAGTTCTCGTCGCAGGGACTCGAGCTCGACTGTGCGCTGCTCGCTTGGGGATCGGACCTGCTTTGGGCGGGCGATGACTGGTCGATCGAGTTCGCGGGCAAGAACAAGCCGCCGCTCAAGGATCCGCTGACGGTCAGGAGGAACGTCTACCGAGTGCTGCTGACGCGGGGGCGCGATGGAACGGTGGTATTCGTACCGAACGATCCTCGGATGGATGCGACGTACGGCAGGCTGCTGGCGTGCGGGTTGAGAGGGCTCTAG